gagtttgagactagctgcagcaatatagtgagaccctgtctctataaaaaataaaaaaaatatctGGGTGTAGgtgcacacacctgcagtcccagctactcaggaggctgagaggggagatgATCACTTgcgtctgggaggttgaggctgcagggagttgTGGttgcaacactgtactccagcctgggcaacagagggagactctgtctcaacaaacaaacaaacaaacaaagaaaaaaccccACAGCTATCTAGGGAAAAAGTAAAGCAACCAGCATATAGAAGTGacatattgttattattttcaccATAGGTTTGCTTTAAGAAATAGTGCTCCCTTCAGAATGGAAGAATTTATCTGCCTCTTATTTGATGTGGATCAGAGCTAAGATGGCTGACTAAATAAACATGGGGGACTGGAATCTCCTTGGAGATACTCTGGAGGAAGTTCACATCCACTCCACCATGATTGGAAAGATCTGGCTCACCATCCTGTTCATATTTCGAATGCTTGTTCTGGGTGTAGCAGCTGAAGATGTCTGGAATGATGAGCAGTCTGGCTTCATCTGCAATACAGAACAACCAGGCTGCAGAAATGTATGCTACGACCAGGCCTTTCCTATCTCCCTCATTAGATACTGGGTTCTGCAGGTGATATTTGTGTCTTCACCATCCCTGGTCTACATGGGCCATGCATTGTACCGACTGAGAGTTCttgaggaagagagggaaaggatGAAAGCTCAGTTAAGAGTAGAACTGGAGGAGGTAGAGTTTGAAATGCCTAGGGATCGGAGGAGATTGGAGCAAGAGCTTTGTCagctggagaaaaggaaactaaaTAAAGCTCCACTCAGAGGAACCTTGCTTTGCACTTATGTGATACACATTTTCACTCGCTCTGTGGTTGAAGTTGGATTCATGATTGGACAGTACCTTTTATATGGATTTCACTTAGAGCCGCTATTTAAGTGCCATGGCCACCCGTGTCCAAATATAATCGACTGTTTTGTCTCAAGACCAACAGAAAAGACAATATTCCTATTATTTATGCAATCTATAGCCACTATTTCACTTTTCTTAAACATTCTTGAAATTTTTCACCTaggttttaaaaagatgaaaagaggGCTTTGGGGAAAATACAAGTTGAAGAAGGAACATAATGAATTCCATGCAAACAAGGCAAAACAAAATGTAGCCAAATACCAGAGCACATCTGCAAATTCACTGAAGCGACTCTCTTCTGCCCCTGATTATAATCTGTTAGTGGAAAAGCAAACACACACTGCAGTGTACCCtagtttaaattcattttctgtaTTCCAGCCAAATCCTGACAATCATAGTGTAAATGATGAGAAATGCATTTTGGATGAACAGGAAACTGTACTTTCTAATGAGATTTCCACACTTAGTACTAGTTGTAGTCATTTTCAACACATCAGTTCAAATAATAACAAAGACActcataaaatatttggaaaagaagTTAATGGTAACCAGTTAATGGTAAAAAGAGAAACTGAAGGCAAagacagcaaaaggaactacTACTCTAGAGGTCACCGTTCTATTCCAGGTGTTGCTATAGATGGAGAGAACAACATGTTTTCACCCCAAACAGTTTTCTCCTTGCCAGCTAACTGCGATTGGAAACCGCGGTGGCTTAGAGCTACATGGGGTTCCTCTACAGAACATGAAAACCGGGGGTCACCTCCTAAAGGTAACCTCAAGGGCCAGTTCAGAAAGGGCACAGTCAGAACCCTTCTTCCTTCACAAGGACAGTCTCAATCACTTGACATTCCAAACACTGCTGATTCTTTGGGAGGGCTGTCGTTTGAGCCAGGGTTGGTCAGAACCTGTAATAATCCTGTTTGTCCTCCAAATCACGTAGTGTCCCTAACGAACAATCTCATTGGTAGGCGGGTTCCCACAGATCTTCAGATCTAAACAGCAGTTGGCTTTtagacattatatatattatcagAAAAGTAGCCTAGTGGTCGTGGGGCACAGAAAAAATAGATATGGGCAGCTCTAAAGACCAGCTGTTAAGACAGACAACTGCAAACTCATTTAAGCAAGAGAAAAACAGCTCTAATTCGAGATTTTGAAGGAACACTTCTAAATTCAAAGACATAGCGTTGTCaagtcaggattttttttttttaatgatatactTTCGAATGTGTGTAACTGATTTTGGGAAAATCACATGTTCAGAATTGAAGCTAAATGGTTTGATCAGGTTTTCTCTTTGAAGAGACCACAGCCTTAGGAAATGGTTCTTGATCTATATAATTCCACCTTGGACACTGGGTTAATTCTGTTTGCCCCTGGAACACAATCACGTAAGTTTCCTTCTAGACTGCATCCTGATGTGTCTTGAGTATAATCACATGTTGCCACCTagtaaataaaatcttaaaaagatCCGTGGCTTTCCTTCACCAGTTCATAGCATCGTGATTCATTGCCCGGATTGGACTCGGCTCTACTCACTGGACATCTAACCACCCCACTTAATTAACAGTACCCACCCTACAGgggtgttgtaaggattaaaatttaaaatacccgTGTTTTctacagtgcctagcacacagtaagcGCTCAAAAGCTACTGCAAGC
This portion of the Pongo abelii isolate AG06213 chromosome 1, NHGRI_mPonAbe1-v2.0_pri, whole genome shotgun sequence genome encodes:
- the GJA9 gene encoding gap junction alpha-9 protein, with product MGDWNLLGDTLEEVHIHSTMIGKIWLTILFIFRMLVLGVAAEDVWNDEQSGFICNTEQPGCRNVCYDQAFPISLIRYWVLQVIFVSSPSLVYMGHALYRLRVLEEERERMKAQLRVELEEVEFEMPRDRRRLEQELCQLEKRKLNKAPLRGTLLCTYVIHIFTRSVVEVGFMIGQYLLYGFHLEPLFKCHGHPCPNIIDCFVSRPTEKTIFLLFMQSIATISLFLNILEIFHLGFKKMKRGLWGKYKLKKEHNEFHANKAKQNVAKYQSTSANSLKRLSSAPDYNLLVEKQTHTAVYPSLNSFSVFQPNPDNHSVNDEKCILDEQETVLSNEISTLSTSCSHFQHISSNNNKDTHKIFGKEVNGNQLMVKRETEGKDSKRNYYSRGHRSIPGVAIDGENNMFSPQTVFSLPANCDWKPRWLRATWGSSTEHENRGSPPKGNLKGQFRKGTVRTLLPSQGQSQSLDIPNTADSLGGLSFEPGLVRTCNNPVCPPNHVVSLTNNLIGRRVPTDLQI